In the Engystomops pustulosus chromosome 2, aEngPut4.maternal, whole genome shotgun sequence genome, one interval contains:
- the NEK3 gene encoding serine/threonine-protein kinase Nek3: MENYAVLSVIGEGSFGRALLVSRLNTTEKYVMKEIRLPKSSTAIKESRQEAILLAKMKHPNIVKFREAFEADDHLYIVMEYCDRGDLLETIKLQRGKLFSEHTILHWFVQMCLAVQHIHEKRVMHRDIKAKNIFLTQRRTIKLGDFGSARVLSSPMAYACTYVGTPYYVPPEIWENLPYNNKSDIWSLGCVLYEICTLKHPFQAGSWKNLIMKICHGTYSPLPSQYSYELRSLIKQIFRKDPRQRPSVNTILKRRGLLKLVNLCASTQAEDSSDPPKDESTSVIQPLAEQQEASPDVQPSGSPISGRRRWEKGATDTVLNALENASILTSSIGANRSEGGHVRKYDLKEKRKEWNKEAPETFLNILNNLDLSTAFKTYTIYRSKSPGDHLMGPLSNNLPAPDATDSREEEVEINPERLESRSDDEDTDFEDDSVDPDWVSEMQKVTDSIERT; the protein is encoded by the exons ATGGAGAACTACGCGGTGCTGAGTGTTATTGGTGAGGGCTCCTTTGGTAGAGCTCTTCTCGTGAGCCGCCTAAACACCACTGAGAAGTATGTAATGAAAGAAATAAGACTTCCAAAG tctTCTACTGCAATAAAAGAGTCCAGACAAGAAGCAATACTCCTGGCGAAGATGAAACATCCAAATATAGTGAAATTCCGGGAGGCATTTGAAG CGGACGATCACCTGTACATAGTGATGGAGTATTGTGATCGCGGCGATCTGCTAGAGACCATTAAACTGCAGAGAGGAAAACTTTTCTCTGAACATACT ATCCTCCACTGGTTTGTTCagatgtgtctggctgtacaACATATTCACGAGAAGCGGGTGATGCACCGAGACATTAAGGCAAAG AATATTTTCCTTACTCAAAGAAGAACCATAAAGTTGGGAGACTTTGGATCCGCACGTGTCCTCTCCAG tCCAATGGCCTATGCCTGCACATATGTTGGGACACCTTACTATGTTCCTCCGGAGATCTGGGAAAACTTGCCGTACAATAATAAAAG TGATATCTGGTCATTGGGATGTGTTCTGTATGAAATCTGCACCTTGAAGCACCCA TTTCAAGCCGGAAGCTGGAAGAATCTTATCATGAAGATCTGCCATGGGACCTACAGTCCGCTGCCTTCTCAATACTCTTATGAGCTGCGGAGTCTCATAAAACAGATATTTCGTAAAGACCCCCGACAGCGGCCTTCAGTCAACACCATTCTCAAGAGAAGAGGTCTCCTAAAATTGGTGAATTTATGTGCATCTACACAG GCTGAGGATTCATCAGATCCCCCAAAAGATGAGTCCACCTCTGTGATCCAGCCCTTGGCAGAGCAGCAGGAAGCTTCTCCTGACG TACAACCCTCCGGTTCACCAATATCTGGTAGGAGACGATGGGAGAAAGGAGCCACAGACACAGTCCTCAACGCCCTAGAAAATGCCTCCATCCTGACATCAAGCATTGGAGCAAACAGAAGTGAAG GTGGCCATGTTAGAAAGTATGACCTgaaggagaagaggaaggaaTGGAATAAGGAGGCACCAGAAACTTTTCTAAATATCCTGAATAACCTTGATCTCTCTACAGCATTTAAGACCTACACCATCTATAGATCGA AATCCCCCGGAGACCACCTGATGGGTCCGCTCTCTAACAACCTTCCAGCTCCAGATGCCACAGACAGCAGGGAAGAAGAAGTCGAGATAAATCCTGAGAGACTGGAGTCACGATCTGATGATGAAGACAC GGATTTTGAGGACGATTCTGTGGATCCAGACTGGGTCTCTGAAATGCAGAAAGTGACAGATTCTATAGAGAGAACTTAA